In Paenibacillus sp. FSL R7-0345, a single window of DNA contains:
- a CDS encoding ABC transporter ATP-binding protein, which translates to MRMLSKNKSAGTPAIQIDGVHKRYGDYTVLNNLSLEVHRGEIFGFLGLNGAGKTTTIKLLLAMLRPTSGKLYMLGEQVHAGNYKLWSSVGYLEEATFYPDLTVAENLDIARRMQGVPDKDSVHQVIYKLGLEPHQKKKAKHLSLGNKQRLGLAKAMLHNPQILILDEPINGLDPAGVAEIRDMLYNLAKNFGVTVFLSSHLLEELAKVSTRIGIIHHGHLVKEVAMDQLEQSLQKSLVVGGRDKHALKKVLVEHGYAFAETIDGFIKLTGDHAADRPERIAELLVKCNQPPTSLQVITEDLEGYFLRTIGMTRGNK; encoded by the coding sequence ATGCGAATGTTATCAAAGAATAAGAGTGCCGGAACGCCCGCTATACAAATTGACGGGGTGCACAAGAGATATGGAGACTATACCGTATTAAATAATCTTTCGCTGGAGGTGCACCGGGGAGAGATATTCGGATTTCTGGGACTGAATGGCGCCGGGAAGACAACGACTATTAAGCTGCTCCTGGCGATGCTGAGGCCAACCTCCGGCAAGCTCTATATGTTGGGTGAACAGGTCCATGCCGGAAACTATAAATTATGGAGCAGCGTTGGATATCTGGAGGAGGCTACTTTTTATCCTGATCTGACTGTAGCTGAGAATCTTGACATCGCAAGGCGGATGCAAGGGGTGCCTGACAAAGATTCCGTACATCAGGTTATCTATAAGCTGGGACTTGAGCCGCACCAAAAGAAGAAAGCAAAGCATCTTTCTTTAGGGAACAAACAGCGCCTGGGACTTGCCAAAGCGATGCTTCACAATCCGCAAATTCTAATCTTGGATGAGCCGATCAATGGCCTTGATCCCGCAGGCGTGGCGGAGATACGTGATATGTTATATAACTTGGCGAAAAATTTCGGAGTAACTGTTTTTTTATCCAGCCATCTGCTAGAGGAGCTAGCGAAAGTGTCCACACGCATTGGAATCATTCATCATGGCCATCTTGTTAAAGAAGTTGCTATGGATCAACTGGAGCAATCCTTACAGAAAAGCTTAGTGGTAGGCGGACGGGACAAGCATGCTTTAAAGAAGGTGCTTGTAGAGCATGGTTATGCATTTGCGGAGACTATAGACGGTTTTATTAAATTAACCGGTGACCACGCAGCGGATCGTCCTGAACGGATAGCTGAACTGCTGGTGAAATGCAATCAGCCGCCAACCTCGCTTCAGGTGATTACGGAGGATTTGGAGGGATATTTTCTCCGCACGATTGGTATGACCAGGGGGAATAAATAA
- a CDS encoding HAMP domain-containing sensor histidine kinase has product MKLKMKLPLLFLLMLIILMFSIGLYLKFVFAVYSPISTSLLDPQYIALLLPIFVIALFIFIILIIYIYFFIEKPIRRLNTRLEEVNIVHPMPPLALRSNDEIGELYKHFNKMEHRLQLAHREQTDIIAAIAHDLKTPLTSINGFTELLAAHKDLPETEKQEYYELIQRKSAYMVELINDFSSFTKEKLELESMVAVPVQASQLFEQIAFEYDYELAGLDYRLVYRHSFTDNTLLMANEPMIRRVFGNLFSNAVRYGGENELKVYMTGYVQGHYAYFQIEDNGVGVPDKDISSLFLKFFTVDKSRQIQKGGLGLGLASCKSIIEHHGGEIAAYASKYGGLGIRFSLPLPAYR; this is encoded by the coding sequence ATGAAACTGAAAATGAAGCTCCCCCTTCTATTCCTTCTGATGCTTATCATTTTGATGTTTTCCATTGGATTGTACCTGAAGTTCGTGTTTGCAGTGTATTCACCTATAAGCACTTCATTGCTGGACCCACAGTATATAGCCTTGCTTCTGCCCATATTTGTCATTGCGCTATTTATATTTATTATTCTGATCATCTATATTTATTTTTTCATAGAAAAGCCCATCCGGCGTCTGAATACCCGGCTGGAAGAAGTAAATATTGTACATCCGATGCCTCCGCTGGCTTTGAGGAGTAACGACGAGATCGGAGAACTTTATAAACACTTCAATAAAATGGAGCATAGGCTTCAACTTGCCCACAGAGAGCAAACCGATATCATCGCGGCGATTGCCCACGATTTGAAAACACCCCTGACATCCATTAACGGTTTTACTGAACTGCTGGCTGCACATAAGGACTTACCTGAAACTGAAAAGCAGGAATATTATGAATTGATTCAAAGGAAGTCAGCCTATATGGTCGAGCTTATCAATGATTTCTCCAGCTTCACTAAAGAAAAGCTGGAGCTGGAATCAATGGTAGCAGTCCCCGTACAAGCATCACAATTATTTGAACAAATTGCTTTTGAATATGACTATGAGCTGGCAGGCCTTGACTACCGGCTTGTTTACCGTCATTCATTCACTGACAATACTTTGCTTATGGCCAATGAACCGATGATCCGCCGGGTTTTCGGCAACCTCTTTAGCAACGCCGTAAGATATGGGGGGGAAAATGAGCTGAAGGTGTATATGACCGGATACGTGCAAGGACATTATGCTTACTTCCAAATCGAGGATAATGGAGTTGGAGTGCCGGATAAGGATATTTCTTCACTGTTCCTTAAATTTTTCACTGTGGATAAATCCCGGCAAATCCAAAAGGGAGGTCTGGGGCTGGGCCTTGCAAGCTGTAAATCTATTATTGAACACCACGGGGGCGAAATTGCTGCCTACGCCTCCAAATATGGCGGTTTGGGGATCAGGTTCAGCCTCCCCCTGCCGGCATATCGCTGA
- a CDS encoding response regulator transcription factor, with the protein MSKTILVVDDDKEIVKLITKSLRYEQFAIIPAYSGKEALAALEENQIDFIVLDIVMPDLDGHDVCRSIRASYNVPILFLSARDKDIDKIVGLEIGADDYMTKPFSIQELASRIKAHFRKVDRLFKEWEELSPGNEKADAPLILNDKTFEAFLHGRKLDLSTKEFQILSVLVRHPNQVLTREQIYENVWGDEYGELNTVTVHIKNIRKKLGPESNFIKTIWGIGYKYTEREQ; encoded by the coding sequence ATGTCAAAAACAATATTAGTTGTAGACGACGATAAAGAAATCGTAAAACTCATCACAAAAAGCTTAAGGTACGAGCAATTTGCAATAATTCCGGCATACTCCGGAAAAGAAGCCTTGGCTGCATTGGAAGAAAACCAGATTGATTTCATCGTTCTGGATATCGTGATGCCTGATCTGGATGGACATGATGTCTGCAGAAGCATCCGGGCATCTTATAATGTTCCTATCCTGTTTTTAAGTGCTCGTGATAAGGACATTGACAAAATCGTCGGTCTCGAAATAGGTGCAGACGATTACATGACCAAACCTTTCAGTATTCAGGAGCTTGCCTCAAGAATAAAAGCCCATTTCAGAAAAGTGGACAGGCTGTTTAAAGAGTGGGAAGAGCTTAGTCCCGGTAACGAAAAGGCTGATGCTCCGCTCATTTTGAATGATAAAACGTTTGAAGCCTTTCTGCATGGCAGGAAGCTCGACTTATCTACGAAGGAATTTCAAATTTTATCTGTTCTTGTGCGTCACCCCAATCAGGTACTGACTCGTGAGCAGATCTATGAAAATGTCTGGGGAGATGAATACGGAGAGTTAAATACCGTAACGGTCCATATTAAAAATATCCGTAAGAAGCTGGGGCCTGAATCAAATTTTATAAAAACCATATGGGGCATAGGATATAAATATACGGAAAGAGAGCAATAG
- a CDS encoding AraC family transcriptional regulator has translation MKLPSINIDNMDIKLNLEGLVLNVLYVKFGYFYRPMPEHSHSQNSYELHYIPAGQGTLYAQGQTYAITPGTIYVTGPEVAHEQIPHPEDPMAEYCIFFEILPGNSTLPLVKRTFVKEPALPQLLLSTPFWIGLDSGNMLELFEMLADELSLEQAGVHHMATNLLEMIVIRLIRQYSKNHASTQCLPLKTLDDSRLLMIENSFLYHYDSITLQQLAGQLGLSTRQTERMVYKQYGMAFKDKKLQARMGAASRLLLTTDTSVSGIAAQVGYSTPEQFSNAFKKYFGMTATGYRSLEV, from the coding sequence ATGAAGTTACCCAGCATCAACATTGATAATATGGATATCAAGCTGAACCTTGAAGGCCTGGTGCTGAATGTGTTGTATGTCAAATTCGGCTATTTTTACAGACCGATGCCTGAGCACAGCCACAGCCAAAACAGCTATGAGCTTCATTATATCCCGGCCGGACAGGGCACTCTGTACGCGCAAGGGCAAACTTATGCAATCACACCCGGGACGATATATGTAACTGGACCGGAGGTCGCTCATGAGCAGATCCCCCACCCGGAGGATCCGATGGCGGAATATTGCATCTTCTTTGAGATTTTACCCGGTAACTCCACTCTCCCGTTAGTCAAGCGAACCTTCGTGAAGGAGCCGGCTCTTCCGCAGCTGCTGCTGTCCACTCCCTTCTGGATCGGACTGGATAGCGGAAATATGCTGGAATTGTTTGAAATGCTTGCGGATGAGCTCTCTCTGGAGCAAGCCGGTGTTCATCACATGGCAACTAACCTTCTTGAGATGATTGTGATCCGGCTGATAAGACAATACAGTAAGAATCATGCGTCCACCCAATGCCTCCCGCTAAAGACCCTTGACGACAGCAGACTGCTAATGATTGAAAACAGCTTCCTGTACCACTATGATTCCATTACGCTGCAGCAGCTTGCTGGCCAGCTGGGGCTAAGCACCAGACAGACGGAGCGGATGGTATACAAGCAATACGGTATGGCCTTTAAAGATAAGAAGCTACAGGCAAGAATGGGCGCCGCTTCACGTCTATTGCTCACAACAGACACTTCGGTCAGCGGAATTGCAGCCCAAGTGGGTTACTCCACACCGGAACAATTTAGTAATGCATTTAAAAAATATTTTGGAATGACGGCTACCGGGTATAGGAGCTTGGAGGTATAA
- a CDS encoding glycoside hydrolase N-terminal domain-containing protein: MTRRMYQKGNYAGTYTEVPAVNPGNAWREGMISGNGENGYITSGSPYSDSFIFQYMWFNFPSRDPRDIPKELTAQLPDARQNVFNQNDSWKITDETGGTRKRTFYYCYHPGHQLRVNIPNNGSLYGYERWTNYETAETGVRYSDEDGEWVRTSFTSREDNVSITKITSSSAGVKLHLTLSIDDITALSGAYDGFNDLKALQYKKLVDASADYLAQVVHYPSYPGSELAHGGYAGLTRVVVVNGTKEKVLLADSGDEPMNVSGTATPAVQVKDADAVYLITRSSRTHSMGKIEDFSAMTQYDIVDQLFQDTNAVVQKYSAPGGGFDYDAALAVHAEKHSAEFNAVSFSIEGDGQDKDADNLALIHAQKSAPQRVNPAFMEQVYNQGRYAMICCSGASAPRLYGMWTGEWNPGWRGIYTLDANVNLQVAAMNTGHLTQAQLGYITFFLRNTPDFEYNARMAYGMHDALQISVNSDGDRGMHVEYDNDFPFEYWNAGASWCLLPIYEYWQCYGNQQIPINDNMRFDELKPVLGVRDGGLNDEEFALLKDKGYLNLAEDILLPLLTKQANFWEQLCTPEYYTDVNGNACHQHGKTALNPGETYLIIPAYSPENHPIGYNSTITANATMDISAARDGLSMVIAMEQAVRREGYEHAIAKWEALLKLLPDYKYDSDGALREWAMNEYMENNNHRHLSHLYAAWPAYETQNNPELSQAAKTAIANRDQYNTGDDTAGHGWMHKALVQARLKNGDGVLSSLLPMMRDAGYYSSLMTDHDSNRRCNCYCSDTSFGTVAAVNEALMFSNTGEIEVLPALPSEWQTGFINGLMARTWVELKALSWDLSARTVQVTLNSLRDDNTIRLKLGLPWIKAMVSGSEAKVEQKEQEKYIRLILNAGVEVTVVFIL; this comes from the coding sequence ATGACAAGACGCATGTATCAGAAAGGGAATTACGCCGGCACGTATACAGAGGTTCCTGCTGTCAACCCCGGCAATGCGTGGCGGGAGGGCATGATCAGCGGAAACGGGGAGAACGGGTATATCACGTCTGGCTCGCCCTACTCGGACAGCTTTATTTTTCAGTACATGTGGTTTAACTTTCCTTCCAGAGACCCCAGAGACATTCCGAAGGAACTAACCGCTCAGCTCCCGGATGCCCGGCAGAACGTCTTTAACCAGAACGATAGCTGGAAGATTACGGACGAGACTGGCGGAACGAGAAAAAGAACCTTTTACTATTGCTACCATCCGGGACATCAGCTCAGGGTTAACATACCCAATAATGGAAGTTTGTACGGTTATGAGAGATGGACGAACTATGAAACGGCAGAGACGGGAGTACGCTACAGCGATGAGGATGGGGAGTGGGTGCGTACATCTTTTACCTCCCGGGAGGATAACGTTTCGATCACGAAAATCACTTCATCCTCTGCAGGGGTCAAGCTTCACTTAACCCTCTCTATAGATGACATTACAGCTTTGAGCGGGGCATACGATGGTTTCAATGATTTGAAGGCACTCCAATATAAAAAGCTTGTGGATGCCAGTGCGGATTATCTCGCCCAAGTTGTTCATTACCCGTCCTATCCGGGAAGCGAGCTGGCCCATGGGGGGTACGCAGGCTTGACCCGGGTTGTTGTGGTTAACGGTACCAAGGAAAAAGTACTGCTTGCTGACAGCGGCGATGAACCGATGAATGTGTCCGGGACGGCAACTCCTGCGGTTCAGGTTAAGGATGCCGATGCCGTATATCTAATTACACGCTCTAGCAGAACGCATTCCATGGGGAAAATAGAAGACTTCTCCGCAATGACACAATACGATATTGTTGATCAGCTCTTTCAAGACACGAATGCAGTTGTGCAAAAATATTCAGCTCCGGGCGGCGGGTTCGATTATGATGCGGCTCTTGCAGTCCATGCGGAGAAGCATTCAGCAGAGTTTAACGCAGTAAGCTTCAGCATTGAAGGCGACGGGCAGGATAAGGACGCTGATAATCTGGCCCTAATCCATGCGCAAAAGTCAGCTCCGCAAAGGGTCAATCCTGCTTTTATGGAGCAGGTGTATAACCAGGGGAGGTATGCCATGATCTGCTGCAGCGGAGCAAGCGCGCCGCGCTTGTATGGCATGTGGACGGGAGAATGGAATCCTGGCTGGCGCGGCATTTATACGCTGGATGCCAATGTGAATCTGCAGGTTGCCGCCATGAATACGGGCCATTTGACACAAGCACAGCTTGGATATATTACTTTTTTCTTGAGGAACACTCCCGATTTTGAATATAATGCACGGATGGCGTACGGCATGCATGATGCGCTGCAGATATCCGTTAACTCTGACGGCGACCGCGGGATGCACGTAGAATATGACAATGATTTTCCATTTGAATACTGGAACGCGGGGGCAAGCTGGTGTCTTTTGCCTATCTATGAGTACTGGCAGTGTTACGGCAATCAGCAGATTCCGATTAACGATAACATGCGGTTCGATGAACTGAAACCGGTTCTTGGTGTTCGTGATGGAGGCCTGAATGATGAGGAATTCGCATTGCTTAAAGATAAAGGCTATTTGAATCTTGCAGAGGATATTCTCCTCCCCCTGCTAACCAAGCAGGCTAACTTCTGGGAGCAGCTCTGCACGCCGGAGTATTACACGGATGTTAACGGCAATGCATGTCACCAGCATGGCAAAACCGCGCTGAATCCGGGTGAAACATACCTGATCATTCCGGCGTATTCACCCGAGAATCATCCCATTGGCTACAACAGCACGATCACAGCTAATGCCACCATGGATATTTCAGCCGCGCGGGATGGTTTATCCATGGTCATTGCAATGGAGCAGGCAGTTAGGAGAGAGGGCTATGAACACGCAATAGCTAAATGGGAAGCTTTGCTTAAGCTGCTGCCGGATTATAAATATGATTCGGACGGTGCCTTACGCGAGTGGGCTATGAATGAATACATGGAGAATAACAACCACCGGCATTTGAGCCATCTTTATGCAGCATGGCCCGCCTATGAAACGCAGAACAATCCGGAGTTGTCTCAAGCTGCCAAGACCGCGATTGCCAACAGGGATCAGTATAATACCGGGGATGATACCGCAGGGCATGGCTGGATGCATAAGGCGCTGGTCCAAGCCAGGCTCAAAAATGGTGACGGAGTGCTCTCCTCACTGCTTCCAATGATGAGGGATGCCGGGTACTACAGCTCCTTGATGACAGATCATGATTCGAACAGAAGGTGTAACTGCTACTGTTCGGATACCTCCTTCGGCACAGTGGCAGCCGTCAATGAAGCACTAATGTTCTCGAATACCGGAGAAATAGAGGTTCTTCCTGCTTTGCCTTCCGAATGGCAAACCGGCTTCATCAATGGACTTATGGCAAGAACATGGGTCGAGCTTAAGGCGTTATCCTGGGATTTATCCGCAAGAACCGTACAAGTGACCCTGAACTCTCTCCGGGATGATAATACCATCCGTTTAAAGTTAGGGCTTCCATGGATAAAGGCTATGGTAAGCGGTAGTGAAGCCAAGGTAGAGCAGAAGGAGCAAGAAAAGTATATTCGATTGATCCTAAATGCAGGCGTAGAGGTTACCGTTGTGTTTATATTGTAA
- a CDS encoding AraC family transcriptional regulator, with translation MIEYLPRSKQHMGLHLTQFGIEDCLPGHYFGPAVRSHYLLHYVLDGEGFFEVGGARYELRKGQGFLIYPDIVTYYQAETANPWSYCWFGFDGTSAEPLLKQAGLSKSSPIFCYDRDNRIEQSLQMMIESRGLGKAQETKLTGLLYLLLSLLIESGPVTSSENMESRTEIYVEKVRNFIEMNYPYKITVEDIARFIGLNRSYLCLLFKQNMQLSIQEYLIRHRMNKACEMMANAELSIADISRSVGYNDALLFSKMFKKVKGSSPKHYRAGLLAQPFPDDLE, from the coding sequence GTGATCGAATATTTGCCCCGCAGTAAACAGCATATGGGCTTACATCTTACTCAGTTTGGCATTGAGGATTGTCTACCGGGTCACTACTTCGGGCCGGCGGTAAGGAGCCACTATTTACTCCACTATGTTTTGGATGGGGAAGGGTTCTTTGAGGTTGGCGGTGCCCGTTATGAGCTGCGGAAGGGGCAGGGCTTTTTAATTTATCCGGACATAGTCACATACTATCAGGCTGAAACCGCAAACCCTTGGTCTTATTGTTGGTTCGGGTTTGACGGGACATCTGCAGAACCGCTTCTCAAGCAGGCAGGTTTATCCAAGAGCTCTCCTATCTTCTGCTATGACCGGGACAACAGGATAGAACAGTCTTTACAGATGATGATAGAGTCGAGAGGATTAGGCAAAGCTCAGGAGACCAAGCTGACAGGTCTGCTTTATCTATTGCTGTCTCTTCTGATTGAGTCCGGTCCGGTGACCTCCTCAGAAAATATGGAATCAAGGACAGAGATTTACGTCGAGAAAGTACGGAACTTTATTGAAATGAACTATCCATATAAGATTACCGTTGAGGATATTGCCCGATTTATCGGACTCAACCGAAGCTATTTGTGCTTGTTGTTCAAACAGAACATGCAACTCAGCATTCAGGAGTATCTCATTCGCCATAGAATGAATAAGGCATGCGAAATGATGGCAAACGCCGAGCTTTCCATTGCGGACATTTCCAGATCTGTAGGCTATAACGACGCCTTACTGTTCTCTAAAATGTTTAAGAAAGTAAAGGGCTCCTCACCCAAACATTACCGGGCCGGATTGCTGGCTCAACCTTTTCCGGATGATCTGGAGTAG
- a CDS encoding alpha-galactosidase codes for MGIIVKEQAGLFHLQSSGMSYIIQIIDGYPIHIYWGSKLNHREPMSDMLIHTPDKAGLDRLPQEYPQYGSGDFRNPAYQVELMDGTRITELTYKGYRVTKGKPSLPGLPAVYTEDKAEAETLELELTDAYSGLKVTLYYSIFADRNVIVRSALFSNEGRQELRLRRALSASVDFPGTRNFDIMYLSGAWAREGNITRKPLHQGETRIDSKRGMSSHQFNPFAALVAPETTEGQGEAFGFSLVYSGGFEADAEVDSFGSVRFSIGINSFDFAWLLSPGESFQTPEAVMVYSGQGLGEMSRTYHRLYRTRLCRGRHRDEERPVLVNNWEATYFDFNADKLVSIAEEGAKLGIELFVLDDGWFGKRDSDNSSLGDWFEDRRKLPGGLADVAERINGLGLKFGLWVEPEMISPDSELYRKHPDWCLHVPGRRRSEARWQLVLDYTRQEVRDYIFDSLSAIFSGVPVSYVKWDMNRCLTEIGSAELPAERQSETAHRYVLGLYELLERITQAFPDILFESCSSGGGRFDPGMLYYMPQTWTSDNTDAAERLKIQFGTSLVYPVSAIGAHVSAVPNHQVGRITPLDFRGNVAMSGNFGYELDLTKFTDEEKETVRRQIVTYKEIRGLVQKGDLYRLKSPFEGNESAWMFVSEDKKEALVYYFQVMAVPNAPRSYLQLAGLQPETEYEVLPENNGSRSIYGGDRLMKLGLPLSYQQKDYESGWFRVLATDTLRD; via the coding sequence ATGGGTATCATCGTTAAAGAACAAGCAGGGTTGTTCCATCTGCAGTCATCGGGTATGAGTTATATCATTCAAATTATAGACGGGTACCCAATACATATCTATTGGGGAAGCAAACTGAATCACCGGGAGCCAATGTCTGATATGCTTATCCATACTCCGGATAAAGCCGGGTTAGACCGGCTGCCTCAAGAATACCCGCAATATGGAAGCGGAGACTTCCGGAATCCGGCATACCAGGTTGAGCTTATGGATGGAACACGTATTACGGAGCTAACATACAAGGGTTATCGGGTGACTAAGGGTAAGCCGTCTCTGCCTGGTCTTCCGGCCGTTTATACCGAGGATAAGGCAGAGGCGGAAACACTGGAGTTGGAATTAACCGATGCTTATTCGGGTCTTAAAGTGACACTGTACTACAGTATCTTCGCGGACCGGAACGTTATCGTTCGCTCGGCCCTGTTCAGCAATGAAGGCAGACAGGAGTTGCGGCTTCGCCGCGCCTTGAGTGCAAGTGTCGACTTTCCAGGCACACGGAATTTTGATATTATGTATCTTTCCGGCGCCTGGGCCAGGGAAGGGAATATTACCCGTAAACCGCTTCATCAAGGAGAAACCCGGATCGACAGTAAAAGAGGCATGAGCAGCCACCAATTTAATCCTTTTGCGGCTTTGGTCGCTCCCGAAACGACGGAAGGTCAAGGTGAGGCATTCGGGTTCAGTCTTGTTTATAGCGGCGGCTTTGAGGCGGATGCCGAAGTCGATTCCTTTGGCTCTGTACGGTTCAGCATTGGCATCAATTCCTTTGATTTCGCATGGCTGCTTAGTCCCGGTGAAAGCTTTCAGACACCGGAAGCGGTTATGGTTTATTCCGGACAAGGACTGGGAGAGATGTCGCGGACGTATCATCGCCTGTACCGCACCCGGCTGTGCCGGGGAAGACACCGGGATGAAGAACGTCCTGTTCTGGTCAATAACTGGGAGGCAACCTATTTTGACTTTAACGCGGACAAGCTGGTATCAATCGCGGAAGAAGGAGCGAAGCTGGGAATCGAGCTGTTTGTGCTGGATGACGGCTGGTTTGGTAAACGGGATTCGGACAATTCCTCTTTAGGCGACTGGTTTGAGGATCGCCGGAAGCTTCCCGGCGGACTGGCTGATGTTGCGGAACGTATTAACGGGCTGGGACTAAAATTCGGACTTTGGGTTGAACCCGAAATGATCTCTCCGGACAGCGAGCTGTACCGCAAGCATCCGGACTGGTGTCTTCATGTCCCGGGACGCAGACGCAGCGAAGCCAGATGGCAGCTGGTTCTGGATTACACCCGCCAAGAGGTGCGCGATTATATTTTTGACTCGCTTTCCGCTATATTTTCCGGCGTTCCTGTTTCTTACGTTAAATGGGATATGAACCGGTGTCTGACGGAAATTGGTTCTGCCGAATTGCCGGCGGAACGGCAATCAGAGACTGCCCACCGCTATGTTCTTGGATTGTATGAGCTGTTAGAACGTATCACACAGGCGTTTCCGGATATCCTTTTCGAAAGCTGCTCCAGCGGAGGAGGCCGCTTCGATCCGGGTATGCTTTACTACATGCCGCAGACCTGGACCAGTGACAATACGGACGCGGCGGAACGGCTTAAGATTCAATTCGGCACGAGCCTGGTTTATCCCGTAAGCGCAATCGGGGCTCATGTATCGGCTGTACCGAACCATCAGGTTGGAAGAATAACTCCGCTTGATTTTAGAGGCAATGTTGCTATGTCCGGAAATTTTGGATACGAATTGGATTTGACGAAATTCACTGACGAAGAAAAGGAAACGGTCCGGCGCCAAATCGTTACCTACAAAGAAATTCGCGGCTTAGTCCAAAAAGGGGATTTATACCGGCTAAAAAGTCCTTTTGAAGGAAACGAGTCGGCTTGGATGTTTGTGTCCGAGGACAAAAAGGAAGCCTTGGTTTATTATTTTCAAGTGATGGCGGTGCCGAACGCACCCCGGAGTTATCTGCAGCTGGCCGGTCTTCAACCCGAAACCGAATATGAAGTTTTGCCGGAAAACAACGGGTCCAGGTCTATTTATGGGGGAGATAGACTGATGAAGTTGGGACTGCCCCTGTCCTATCAACAGAAGGACTATGAAAGCGGCTGGTTCAGAGTCCTAGCTACAGATACGCTGAGGGATTGA